In the Paenibacillus pabuli genome, one interval contains:
- a CDS encoding AraC family transcriptional regulator: MNSSVHLLKSEFFFNSDLQLFVNRCTEDFNLPFHAHDFLEYSYVAEGAGFHHIDQDIVPVQKGMLFVIPVGVPHVFRPSSSNISQHPLIIYNCLFHTELIHKLSVTIQEEDIRRHLIDLANNKVSYVSISDQNRQIEELMVKLYRETSVAGIGSSTMLYTLVSQLIVTTFRQLHQKKHGEQGPASDFEHILYYLDQHLGMRIRMSDLSHQSGWSEKQIGRMFLSYTGQTFSSYLQHLRIQKSRELLKNSQHKVSLIAELVGYRDVDTFYAVFKRITGETPLAYRKKSRT, encoded by the coding sequence GTGAATTCATCTGTACATCTGTTAAAAAGTGAATTCTTCTTCAACTCTGATCTGCAGCTCTTTGTCAATCGATGTACCGAGGATTTTAACCTCCCTTTCCATGCCCATGATTTCTTGGAATACAGTTATGTTGCGGAAGGCGCAGGGTTCCATCACATTGATCAGGACATAGTCCCGGTTCAAAAAGGCATGCTGTTCGTCATCCCCGTTGGAGTACCCCATGTATTCCGTCCATCATCGTCCAATATCTCACAGCATCCGCTCATCATATATAACTGTCTGTTCCATACGGAACTGATACATAAACTGTCTGTCACCATTCAGGAAGAAGACATTCGAAGACACCTGATCGATTTGGCCAACAATAAGGTCTCTTATGTATCCATCTCCGATCAGAATCGACAGATTGAAGAATTGATGGTGAAGCTCTATCGCGAAACCTCGGTTGCGGGAATCGGTTCTTCCACCATGTTATATACACTCGTTAGCCAGCTCATCGTAACGACCTTCAGGCAGCTGCACCAGAAAAAGCACGGCGAACAAGGGCCTGCTTCCGATTTTGAACATATCCTTTATTATCTGGATCAGCATCTTGGCATGCGCATTCGAATGAGCGATCTATCTCACCAATCGGGTTGGAGCGAAAAACAGATTGGCCGCATGTTCCTGAGCTATACCGGACAGACATTCAGCTCGTATCTGCAGCATCTGCGCATACAAAAAAGCCGTGAACTCCTGAAGAATTCACAGCATAAAGTCAGCCTGATCGCTGAGCTGGTCGGATATCGGGATGTGGATACATTCTACGCCGTCTTCAAACGAATTACAGGGGAAACCCCACTAGCATACCGCAAAAAGTCCAGAACCTGA
- a CDS encoding 5' nucleotidase, NT5C type, with amino-acid sequence MKKPIIAVDMDDTICHLVRRAIYHNNINFPTHPLRYEDMTHWDTSHLRHPDSTHDVFYGRPGLFEELELYDEYVVDEMQKLNEAYDVIIVTAADPKTVVEKWNWLQRHMPFIKAEQFITCKRKNLINFDLLIDDGAHNLIPAWKEGKKVICIPHPWNGSEREQYPFPLMSSWRGAKAYIDDLFETASR; translated from the coding sequence ATGAAGAAACCAATCATTGCTGTAGACATGGATGATACGATCTGTCATCTGGTCAGGCGAGCCATTTATCACAACAACATCAACTTCCCGACCCATCCGCTGCGTTATGAGGATATGACTCATTGGGATACGTCTCACTTGCGTCATCCGGACAGCACTCATGATGTTTTTTATGGTCGGCCGGGACTGTTTGAGGAATTGGAGCTGTACGACGAGTACGTTGTGGACGAAATGCAAAAGCTGAATGAAGCTTATGATGTTATTATTGTGACGGCAGCAGACCCGAAGACTGTGGTGGAAAAGTGGAACTGGCTTCAGCGGCATATGCCCTTTATTAAGGCGGAGCAGTTTATCACATGTAAACGAAAAAATCTGATTAACTTTGACTTGTTAATTGATGACGGGGCACATAATTTGATTCCTGCCTGGAAAGAGGGAAAGAAAGTCATTTGCATACCTCATCCGTGGAATGGGAGTGAACGTGAACAATATCCGTTTCCCTTGATGTCCAGCTGGAGAGGTGCCAAGGCGTACATAGATGATTTGTTTGAGACTGCGAGTCGATAG